A genomic segment from Flavobacterium inviolabile encodes:
- the rpsF gene encoding 30S ribosomal protein S6: MNHYETVFILNPVLSEQQVKETVSKFEDFLTSKGAEMVAKEDWGLKKLAYEIQHKKSGFYHLFEFKAAGEILAGFETEFRRDERIMRFLTVSLDKHAVSWAERRRAKLKSTKA; the protein is encoded by the coding sequence ATGAATCATTATGAAACTGTTTTCATCTTGAATCCCGTTTTATCTGAACAACAGGTAAAGGAAACAGTAAGCAAATTTGAAGATTTTCTTACTTCTAAAGGAGCAGAGATGGTAGCGAAAGAGGATTGGGGCTTAAAAAAACTAGCTTACGAAATCCAACACAAGAAAAGTGGTTTTTATCACTTATTTGAGTTTAAAGCTGCTGGAGAGATCTTAGCTGGTTTTGAAACTGAATTCCGTCGTGACGAGAGAATCATGCGTTTTTTAACTGTAAGTTTAGATAAGCATGCAGTATCATGGGCTGAAAGAAGAAGAGCGAAATTAAAATCTACAAAAGCTTAA
- the priA gene encoding replication restart helicase PriA produces MLHFVEVVLPLALNKTFTYLVSEAEFQYIKKGMRVAVPFGKNKVYTALVIDLHQNEPLLYKAKEIHQILDEAPLVNEKQIEHWMWVASYYMCAIGDVFKMALPSGFLLESETIISSKTDLAVDEKELDDEEFLIYQALQQQSSLKVEDIVAILGKKNVFPVLNRMLTKNVLILQEEVTEKYKPKLTRYIRLHSEFLQQEQLAELLELLSRAPKQRELVLQYFQLQVTDKKPISVKKLTEAAGSTATVVKSLVDKNIFEEYYLSEDRVHFEKSENAGFELSLPQQNALDAIQESFQQNAVTLLHGVTASGKTEVYIKLIEAYLYQEKQVLYLLPEIALTVQLVSRLTAYFGNQVAVYHSKYTNNERIEVWQQVLQGSEKAKIVIGARSALFLPFSNLGLIVIDEEHEQTYKQFDPAPRYHARDAAIVLASAHGAKVLLGSATPSLETYNNVQSNKYGLVNLTERYGKVFLPEIYLVDIKDKYKRKRMKGHFSDTLIEAMAEVLALGEQVILFQNRRGYSPFVECLTCGHVPQCPSCDVSLTYYKYKNQLRCHYCGYTIANPTHCHACQSVDLSTKGFGTEQIEMELKELFPDKTIGRMDQDTTRGKFGYEKIIDAFKERETDILVGTQMLAKGLHFDNVTLVGIMNADNMLNQPDFRSHERAFQMMTQVAGRAGRSEKKGKVMIQTYNPYHNIIRQVTEHDYSSMYKEQIYERHNFKYPPFYRLIKLTLKHRDYDRLKEGSMWMYNVLTQSLQIPILGPEEPAISRIRNEYIRTILIKIPQKNHLGNTKKTIQKILNSFEAVAQYRAIKVTVNVDNY; encoded by the coding sequence ATGTTGCATTTCGTAGAAGTCGTTTTACCATTAGCCTTAAACAAAACATTTACCTATTTGGTTTCTGAAGCAGAATTTCAGTATATCAAAAAGGGCATGCGTGTGGCGGTACCTTTTGGAAAAAACAAAGTGTACACGGCTTTAGTGATCGACCTGCATCAAAATGAACCGTTGCTGTACAAGGCAAAAGAAATTCACCAGATTCTGGATGAAGCACCGCTGGTAAACGAAAAGCAGATTGAACATTGGATGTGGGTTGCGTCCTATTATATGTGTGCCATCGGCGATGTTTTTAAAATGGCACTGCCTTCCGGATTTTTGCTGGAAAGCGAAACAATCATTTCTTCCAAAACAGATTTGGCTGTTGATGAAAAAGAACTGGACGATGAAGAATTTCTGATTTACCAGGCATTACAGCAGCAATCGTCTTTAAAGGTTGAGGATATCGTTGCAATCCTGGGAAAGAAAAATGTCTTTCCGGTACTGAACAGGATGCTGACGAAAAACGTTTTGATCTTACAGGAAGAAGTAACCGAAAAATACAAACCGAAATTAACCCGTTATATCCGTCTGCATTCCGAATTTTTGCAGCAGGAACAACTTGCAGAACTATTGGAGCTGTTGTCCAGAGCACCTAAACAACGGGAATTGGTGTTGCAGTATTTTCAGTTGCAGGTCACGGATAAAAAACCGATATCGGTCAAAAAACTGACAGAAGCGGCAGGAAGTACGGCAACAGTCGTAAAATCACTCGTTGATAAAAATATTTTTGAAGAATATTACCTGTCGGAAGACCGGGTGCATTTTGAAAAATCGGAAAATGCCGGTTTTGAACTGAGCCTTCCGCAGCAAAATGCTTTGGATGCCATTCAGGAAAGTTTTCAGCAAAATGCGGTTACCTTGCTGCATGGTGTTACCGCTTCGGGAAAAACAGAAGTTTATATAAAACTGATCGAAGCTTACCTGTATCAGGAAAAACAGGTGTTGTACCTGCTTCCGGAAATTGCCCTGACGGTTCAGTTGGTCAGCCGGCTGACGGCTTACTTTGGAAATCAGGTAGCGGTTTACCATTCCAAATATACCAATAACGAACGCATCGAGGTGTGGCAGCAGGTGTTGCAGGGTTCCGAAAAAGCAAAAATTGTCATCGGGGCACGATCGGCTTTGTTTCTGCCGTTTTCAAACCTGGGGCTTATTGTTATTGACGAAGAACACGAGCAAACGTATAAGCAATTTGATCCGGCACCGCGATACCATGCGAGGGATGCGGCAATTGTGCTGGCTTCTGCTCACGGGGCAAAAGTGCTTCTGGGTTCGGCAACGCCAAGTCTTGAGACCTATAATAATGTACAATCCAATAAATACGGTTTGGTCAATCTTACCGAGCGCTATGGAAAAGTCTTTTTGCCGGAAATTTATTTAGTCGACATCAAAGACAAATACAAGCGGAAAAGAATGAAAGGGCATTTTAGCGATACGCTCATTGAAGCAATGGCAGAAGTGCTGGCGTTAGGCGAGCAGGTTATCCTGTTTCAGAACAGGCGCGGCTATTCTCCTTTTGTGGAATGTCTTACCTGCGGACACGTGCCGCAATGTCCGAGTTGCGATGTGAGTCTTACCTATTATAAGTATAAAAACCAGCTGCGGTGTCATTATTGCGGATACACCATTGCGAATCCAACCCATTGCCATGCCTGCCAGTCGGTCGATCTGTCGACCAAAGGTTTCGGAACCGAGCAGATAGAAATGGAATTGAAAGAACTTTTTCCGGACAAAACCATCGGCAGAATGGATCAGGATACCACACGCGGAAAATTCGGATATGAAAAAATCATCGATGCTTTTAAGGAAAGGGAAACCGATATTCTGGTGGGAACACAAATGCTGGCAAAAGGACTGCATTTTGATAATGTAACGCTGGTGGGTATTATGAATGCAGACAATATGCTCAACCAGCCTGATTTCCGGTCACACGAAAGAGCTTTCCAGATGATGACGCAGGTTGCCGGCAGGGCGGGCAGGAGTGAAAAAAAAGGAAAGGTGATGATCCAGACCTATAATCCCTACCATAATATTATACGTCAGGTTACCGAACACGATTATAGCAGTATGTATAAAGAGCAGATCTATGAAAGGCATAACTTTAAATACCCGCCTTTTTACAGACTGATAAAGCTTACTTTAAAACACCGGGATTATGACCGGCTTAAAGAAGGTTCGATGTGGATGTATAACGTACTGACCCAATCACTGCAAATTCCGATACTGGGTCCTGAAGAACCGGCTATCAGCAGAATCCGGAATGAATATATCCGTACCATACTGATCAAGATTCCTCAGAAGAACCATTTGGGAAACACAAAAAAAACTATCCAAAAAATATTGAATAGTTTTGAAGCGGTTGCCCAGTACCGGGCGATAAAAGTTACGGTTAATGTCGATAATTACTAA
- a CDS encoding LytR/AlgR family response regulator transcription factor, with the protein MKINCIVVDDSSIQRLTITKLVNENPNLTLVGEFSNAIEAKNCITNKNVDLVFLDIEMPIISGFDLLDGLKAKPQVIFITSKTEYAVKAFDYAATDYLHKPITRERFNVAVKKAMNFVLLGKENSEEESPYIFIKSNLKKLKIYISRIKWIEAYGDYVKVITDEDNHLVLSTMKAFEKELPKDKFIRVHKSFIVNIDKIDKFNSKFAEIGTNKIPLSRNKKEDLVKAIENT; encoded by the coding sequence ATGAAGATAAACTGTATAGTAGTTGACGATAGTAGTATTCAGCGATTAACCATAACCAAATTAGTAAACGAAAATCCAAATTTAACTCTTGTAGGTGAATTCTCAAATGCCATTGAGGCAAAGAATTGCATCACCAACAAAAATGTAGATTTGGTTTTTCTGGACATTGAGATGCCCATAATCAGCGGATTCGACTTATTAGATGGTTTAAAAGCAAAACCGCAGGTGATTTTCATTACCTCCAAAACGGAATATGCGGTCAAAGCTTTTGATTATGCTGCTACCGACTATTTACACAAACCCATTACCAGAGAACGATTTAATGTTGCTGTCAAAAAGGCGATGAACTTTGTATTGCTCGGAAAAGAAAACTCGGAGGAAGAAAGTCCTTACATCTTTATTAAAAGTAATCTCAAAAAATTAAAAATCTACATCTCCAGAATCAAATGGATTGAAGCTTACGGCGATTATGTTAAAGTGATCACCGATGAAGACAATCACCTTGTCCTGTCCACAATGAAAGCCTTTGAAAAAGAACTGCCGAAAGATAAATTCATCCGGGTTCACAAATCGTTTATTGTAAACATTGACAAGATTGACAAATTCAACAGTAAGTTTGCCGAGATTGGCACAAACAAGATCCCGTTAAGCCGAAACAAAAAAGAAGACCTGGTTAAAGCGATCGAAAATACTTAG
- a CDS encoding DUF3861 domain-containing protein encodes MEKKTNTYRLKLEYLSDIKGENPEKEPLEFTFHNHDDIFSIVEILTEKALFENPGDTTEFALGLKLFTEVMLRNRKQPLFEELSPAIAAFMKKLKAS; translated from the coding sequence ATGGAAAAGAAAACCAATACCTATCGCTTAAAACTGGAGTATCTTTCTGATATAAAAGGAGAAAATCCGGAAAAAGAACCGCTTGAATTTACCTTTCACAATCACGATGATATTTTCAGCATCGTTGAAATACTGACCGAAAAAGCCCTTTTTGAAAACCCGGGCGACACCACAGAATTTGCACTGGGTTTAAAGTTGTTTACCGAAGTAATGCTCCGCAATCGCAAACAGCCTCTATTTGAAGAGTTAAGTCCTGCCATTGCTGCTTTTATGAAAAAACTAAAAGCTTCCTGA
- the rpsR gene encoding 30S ribosomal protein S18, which translates to MSSIEQSAKGKKDGDIRYLTPLNIETNKTKKYCRFKKSGIKYIDYKDPDFLLKFVNEQGKILPRRLTGTSLKYQRKVSVAVKRARHLALMPYVADLLK; encoded by the coding sequence ATGTCAAGTATTGAGCAATCTGCAAAAGGAAAAAAAGACGGAGATATCAGATATCTAACGCCTTTAAATATAGAAACTAACAAAACTAAAAAGTATTGTCGTTTCAAAAAATCTGGAATCAAATATATCGATTATAAAGATCCGGACTTTTTATTAAAATTCGTTAATGAGCAAGGAAAAATCCTTCCTCGTCGTTTAACAGGAACTTCTTTGAAATACCAAAGAAAAGTATCTGTAGCTGTGAAAAGAGCACGTCATTTAGCATTAATGCCATATGTGGCTGATTTATTAAAATAA
- a CDS encoding DUF2147 domain-containing protein, which produces MRKQFLTVLFVAFLGLFSAQAQSVVGKWKTVDDETGEAKSIVEITESGGKIYGKVVEILNPAKKNAKCKDCSGEDKDKPILGLTIIKGLKKSGNEYTDGKILDPNKGKLYKCTVKLDGSDKLDVRGYVGISLIGRTQTWSRVK; this is translated from the coding sequence ATGAGAAAACAATTTTTGACGGTATTGTTTGTGGCATTTTTGGGTCTTTTTTCAGCACAGGCGCAAAGTGTGGTAGGAAAATGGAAAACGGTTGATGATGAAACCGGAGAAGCGAAATCAATTGTGGAAATCACCGAATCCGGAGGAAAGATTTATGGTAAAGTAGTGGAGATTTTAAATCCGGCTAAAAAGAATGCCAAATGTAAAGATTGTTCCGGTGAAGATAAAGACAAACCAATTTTAGGACTGACAATCATAAAAGGACTTAAAAAATCCGGTAACGAATATACCGACGGTAAAATCCTGGATCCTAACAAAGGGAAGTTGTACAAATGTACTGTGAAACTGGACGGGAGCGATAAGCTGGATGTGAGAGGATATGTTGGAATATCATTAATAGGCAGAACACAAACCTGGTCAAGAGTTAAATAA
- a CDS encoding ATP-binding cassette domain-containing protein: MKYCLEADSIIKSYDDKPILSDIYLKCETNDIIGILGRNGTGKSTLLQILFGTLEAENKFIRINNQVYNEPYKENDLVAFLPQNHFIPNYFSVAKAIRLFVPAEKQKDFYDDSLINAIKNQQIRELSAGELRYLDVRLVLFSKAKFVLLDEPYSSISPMLIEDINNLIITESKEKGIIITDHHYESLLKIATKLYLLKDRQTYLIQDKQQLVAMGYLNRNML, from the coding sequence ATGAAATATTGCCTTGAAGCAGATAGTATTATAAAATCCTATGATGACAAACCTATTCTTTCGGACATTTACCTGAAATGTGAAACAAACGACATCATTGGTATTCTCGGCAGAAACGGCACGGGCAAATCCACTTTATTGCAAATTCTTTTCGGCACTCTGGAAGCCGAAAATAAGTTTATCCGGATTAACAACCAGGTTTATAACGAGCCTTATAAAGAAAACGACCTCGTTGCTTTTTTGCCGCAAAACCATTTTATTCCCAATTATTTCAGCGTAGCCAAAGCGATACGCCTGTTTGTTCCCGCTGAAAAACAAAAAGATTTCTATGACGATTCGCTGATTAACGCGATTAAAAACCAGCAGATCCGGGAACTTTCGGCAGGAGAATTGCGCTATCTTGATGTACGGCTGGTTTTATTCAGCAAGGCGAAATTTGTTTTGCTGGACGAACCTTATTCCAGCATATCCCCGATGCTGATTGAAGACATCAACAACCTGATTATTACAGAATCAAAAGAGAAAGGCATCATCATTACCGACCATCATTATGAAAGTCTTTTAAAAATTGCTACAAAACTATACCTGTTAAAAGACCGGCAAACCTATCTTATACAGGACAAACAACAGCTTGTTGCCATGGGCTATTTAAACCGCAACATGCTCTGA
- the nadC gene encoding carboxylating nicotinate-nucleotide diphosphorylase, producing the protein MISEAQFQHELDLIIANAIREDVGDGDHSSLACIPATAQGKAKLLVKDEGILAGVAFAQMVFQYVDPGLQMDVFIKDGTPVKYGDVAFHVSGSSQSILKAERLVLNAMQRMSAIATKTKVFVDLLEGTNTKILDTRKTTPGIRAIEKWAVKIAGGENHRFALYDMIMLKDNHNDFAGGITKAIEKTNAYLKEKNLDLKIIVEARNLDEVQEILQNEGVYRILLDNFNYDDTRKAVEMIGGKCLTESSGGINEETVRRYAECGVNYVSSGALTHSIYNLDLSLKAI; encoded by the coding sequence ATGATTTCAGAAGCACAATTTCAGCACGAATTAGATTTAATAATTGCCAATGCCATCCGTGAAGACGTTGGTGACGGCGATCACAGTTCTTTAGCCTGTATTCCGGCAACGGCACAAGGCAAAGCAAAACTGCTGGTAAAGGACGAAGGGATTCTGGCAGGAGTGGCATTTGCCCAAATGGTATTTCAGTATGTTGATCCCGGACTTCAGATGGACGTTTTTATAAAAGACGGAACACCGGTAAAATATGGCGATGTCGCTTTTCACGTTTCCGGAAGTTCGCAATCGATCTTAAAAGCCGAAAGACTGGTGTTGAATGCCATGCAGCGTATGAGTGCCATAGCGACCAAAACAAAAGTATTTGTGGATTTGCTGGAAGGAACCAATACCAAAATACTGGACACCCGGAAAACAACACCCGGAATCAGGGCTATTGAAAAATGGGCGGTAAAAATTGCCGGAGGCGAAAACCATCGCTTTGCCTTGTATGATATGATCATGCTAAAGGATAATCACAATGATTTTGCCGGAGGGATAACAAAAGCCATCGAAAAAACAAATGCCTATTTAAAAGAAAAAAATCTGGATCTTAAAATTATAGTAGAAGCCAGAAACCTGGATGAAGTTCAGGAAATTTTGCAGAATGAAGGAGTTTACCGGATACTGCTGGATAATTTTAATTATGACGATACCCGGAAAGCGGTTGAAATGATAGGAGGGAAATGCCTTACGGAATCATCAGGCGGTATTAATGAAGAAACGGTGCGCCGTTATGCCGAGTGCGGTGTTAATTATGTTTCTTCCGGCGCCCTGACCCATTCAATTTACAATCTTGATTTGAGTCTTAAAGCGATTTAA
- the rplI gene encoding 50S ribosomal protein L9 codes for MELILKQDVQNLGFKDDVVSVKPGYGRNFLIPQGAAILATPSAKKVLAENLKQKAHKEAKVVADAKNLAEAIKALEIKITAKAGGEKLFGSVTNADIAQILENNGHAIDKKFITSGIVKRTGKYTASVRLHRDVIVDLPYEIVAEQA; via the coding sequence ATGGAACTTATATTAAAACAAGACGTACAGAATTTAGGTTTTAAAGACGATGTGGTATCTGTTAAGCCAGGTTACGGTCGTAACTTTTTAATTCCTCAGGGTGCTGCTATTTTAGCTACACCTTCAGCTAAAAAAGTATTAGCTGAAAACTTAAAACAAAAAGCTCACAAAGAAGCTAAAGTTGTTGCAGATGCTAAAAACTTAGCAGAAGCGATCAAAGCTTTAGAGATCAAAATCACTGCTAAAGCAGGAGGTGAGAAATTATTCGGTTCAGTTACTAATGCTGATATCGCTCAGATTTTAGAGAATAACGGTCACGCTATCGATAAAAAATTCATCACATCTGGTATCGTTAAACGTACTGGTAAATACACTGCTTCAGTGCGTTTACACCGTGATGTAATCGTTGATTTACCGTATGAAATCGTTGCTGAACAAGCATAA
- a CDS encoding YihY/virulence factor BrkB family protein, translating into MSKEIEDQIEKIPVLNKLMAFIKTIKVPGLGGLSLYDLLELYGIGIAKGAFSYRAGAIAFSFFMALFPFALFILNLIPYIPLEGFQEDFLKFVSDSVPPNTYGAIEAILKDIMNNSYKSLLSSGFFLSIFLMSNGLNAVLGGFESSYHITITRGYFRQYAVAIGLSIIFSMLLLITVSAIVVSEVIIQKLSNRLLLDDVFFIQLARYAFILIMLFVSASFLFKFGTRETKQIPFFNAGAIFTTVLVIISSYVFGIYVVRFARYNELYGSIGTLLVLMFYIWINCMILLLGFELNATINKLKRKNLYI; encoded by the coding sequence GTGTCAAAAGAAATCGAAGATCAGATTGAAAAAATACCGGTACTGAACAAGCTTATGGCTTTTATTAAAACAATAAAAGTTCCGGGACTTGGAGGTTTGTCTTTATACGATTTGCTGGAATTGTATGGAATCGGTATTGCAAAAGGAGCTTTTTCCTATAGAGCCGGGGCAATTGCTTTTAGCTTCTTTATGGCACTGTTTCCTTTTGCACTGTTTATATTAAACCTGATTCCGTATATCCCGCTGGAAGGTTTTCAGGAAGATTTTCTAAAGTTTGTGTCCGATAGTGTTCCGCCCAATACCTATGGTGCGATAGAAGCTATTTTGAAGGATATTATGAATAACAGTTACAAGAGCTTGCTTTCGTCGGGTTTCTTTTTGTCGATATTTTTAATGTCAAACGGATTAAATGCGGTTTTGGGCGGCTTTGAATCGTCTTACCATATTACAATTACAAGAGGATATTTCAGGCAGTATGCGGTAGCAATAGGCTTGTCTATTATTTTCTCCATGCTGCTGCTAATCACGGTATCGGCGATAGTGGTTTCGGAAGTAATTATCCAGAAACTGTCCAACCGGTTGCTGCTGGACGATGTGTTCTTTATACAGCTGGCCCGGTATGCTTTTATCCTGATCATGCTTTTTGTTTCGGCTTCCTTTCTTTTTAAATTCGGGACAAGGGAAACCAAGCAGATCCCTTTTTTTAATGCGGGGGCTATCTTTACAACCGTTTTAGTAATTATCTCTTCCTATGTGTTTGGTATTTATGTAGTTCGGTTTGCCCGTTATAATGAATTGTACGGATCAATTGGTACACTTCTTGTATTGATGTTCTATATATGGATTAACTGTATGATTTTATTATTAGGATTCGAATTAAACGCAACTATTAATAAATTAAAAAGAAAAAATTTATATATTTAA